The following coding sequences lie in one Candidatus Nitrospira nitrificans genomic window:
- a CDS encoding OmpH family outer membrane protein has translation MVRWNGNRWKRAAGRIEWTAMSAAVVVMLALSGCAGSGGKVDGKIGVINSQRLLNETSAGKKAKENLAGFSKNRQALMELEEKELRRMEEDFVKQSSVLSPAAKREREEQFRRRMQEYQQKASELNREVQEKQKDVLEGFRDKVEMIAAKVAKRLGLQVVVDKSKGGPTIYHEEGLDISGQVIEEFNREYP, from the coding sequence GTGGTACGTTGGAACGGGAATCGGTGGAAACGAGCAGCGGGACGGATCGAATGGACAGCGATGTCGGCTGCGGTCGTCGTCATGTTGGCTCTGAGCGGATGCGCCGGAAGCGGAGGCAAAGTCGATGGAAAAATCGGCGTGATCAATTCGCAGCGCTTGCTCAACGAGACGAGCGCGGGCAAGAAGGCCAAGGAGAATTTGGCGGGCTTTTCAAAAAATCGACAGGCGCTGATGGAATTGGAGGAAAAGGAGTTGCGTCGGATGGAAGAGGACTTTGTCAAACAGTCCTCCGTTCTGAGCCCCGCCGCGAAACGAGAACGGGAAGAGCAGTTTCGCCGTCGCATGCAGGAGTATCAGCAAAAGGCCTCGGAATTGAATCGGGAAGTCCAAGAAAAACAAAAAGACGTTCTGGAAGGGTTTCGTGACAAGGTCGAAATGATCGCCGCGAAAGTCGCCAAGCGTCTTGGGTTGCAGGTTGTTGTCGATAAGAGTAAGGGTGGTCCGACCATCTATCATGAAGAGGGTCTGGACATTTCGGGCCAGGTCATCGAGGAGTTCAATAGAGAATACCCCTAG
- a CDS encoding OmpH family outer membrane protein translates to MTGAARATWLGVAVLLAQGVAPLYAGEAIRVGVMDQQMVMERTKAGKLALEEVKGYSMTRQKIITADEQELKDLDQSLQDPNVKLADQARQEKEEQLRGKMEAYQRRIQEFNREVQQKQREMVAEYAHKIATAAQAVAQKEGYTAILDKGNEALIRIVLYHQPALDVTDSVIKEFDRQNP, encoded by the coding sequence ATGACGGGTGCAGCGCGGGCGACATGGCTGGGCGTCGCGGTATTGCTGGCGCAGGGAGTTGCGCCGCTCTATGCAGGGGAGGCGATCCGGGTCGGGGTCATGGATCAGCAGATGGTGATGGAGCGAACCAAGGCCGGGAAGCTGGCCTTGGAAGAGGTGAAGGGATATTCCATGACCAGACAAAAGATCATTACCGCCGATGAGCAAGAGCTCAAAGACTTGGATCAGTCCTTACAAGATCCGAACGTCAAGCTGGCCGACCAGGCGCGGCAAGAGAAAGAAGAGCAGTTGCGCGGCAAGATGGAGGCGTATCAGCGCCGGATTCAAGAGTTCAATCGTGAAGTTCAACAAAAGCAGCGCGAGATGGTCGCGGAATATGCGCACAAGATCGCAACTGCCGCGCAGGCCGTGGCTCAGAAAGAGGGATATACGGCTATCCTCGACAAAGGCAATGAAGCGCTCATCCGCATCGTCCTCTATCATCAGCCGGCGTTGGACGTGACGGATTCGGTCATCAAGGAATTTGATCGACAGAATCCGTAG
- the fabZ gene encoding 3-hydroxyacyl-ACP dehydratase FabZ: protein MQDREEESPMASVEQAEIQALLPHRYPFLLVDRVKEFEPHKRIVGIKNVTINEPFFQGHFPGRPVMPGVLIIEAMAQVGGVLVFKSGGTVGKTIMYLTGIEEAKFRRPVVPGDQLRFEIEVLKKRPPFWKMQGKAYVDNEVVCEAVVTAMVMDEKPDTNKPV from the coding sequence ATTCAGGACAGAGAGGAGGAAAGCCCCATGGCATCGGTCGAGCAGGCTGAGATTCAGGCGTTACTTCCACACCGATATCCGTTTTTGCTGGTGGATCGAGTCAAAGAGTTTGAACCGCATAAACGGATCGTCGGCATCAAAAACGTGACGATCAATGAGCCGTTCTTTCAAGGGCATTTCCCGGGACGCCCTGTGATGCCGGGGGTGCTGATTATCGAAGCCATGGCCCAGGTGGGCGGCGTGCTGGTCTTCAAGTCGGGAGGCACGGTCGGAAAAACCATTATGTATCTGACGGGCATCGAAGAGGCCAAATTTCGGCGACCCGTGGTTCCGGGCGATCAGCTGCGTTTTGAAATCGAAGTGCTGAAGAAGCGTCCGCCGTTCTGGAAAATGCAAGGGAAGGCATATGTCGACAACGAAGTGGTCTGTGAAGCCGTGGTGACGGCGATGGTGATGGACGAGAAGCCGGACACGAATAAGCCGGTTTGA
- the lpxA gene encoding acyl-ACP--UDP-N-acetylglucosamine O-acyltransferase — MKIHPTAIIHPKASLDHDVEIGPFCVVGEHVMIGKGSRLLSHATIDGWTEIGERNEVHPFASIGGPPQHLGYKGEPTKVVIGHDNIIREYVTINRGTVQGGGVTSLGSKGILMAYVHVAHDCRLGDHIIMANAASLAGHITIGDHAVIGGLTGVLQFVRIGDYVMVGGCCAIGQDIPPFTFAAGGYRAHLYGLNSVGLQRHGFSADRIALLKKAFDLLFRSGHRTAEAIRLAKKEFKGQTDVAKILTFMEGTKRGISRAVSPDLEREFDQPV, encoded by the coding sequence GTGAAGATACATCCAACAGCGATCATTCATCCCAAGGCGAGCCTCGATCATGACGTGGAAATCGGGCCGTTCTGTGTCGTGGGGGAGCATGTCATGATCGGAAAGGGGAGCCGACTTCTTTCCCATGCGACCATCGATGGATGGACGGAAATCGGGGAGCGGAATGAAGTGCATCCGTTCGCTTCAATCGGAGGGCCTCCACAGCACCTTGGGTATAAGGGGGAACCGACCAAGGTCGTCATCGGCCATGACAATATCATCCGTGAATATGTCACGATCAATCGGGGAACCGTTCAGGGAGGGGGCGTGACCTCTCTCGGGTCCAAGGGCATTCTGATGGCCTATGTGCATGTGGCTCACGATTGCCGGCTCGGCGACCACATCATTATGGCCAATGCGGCGAGCCTGGCGGGACATATTACCATCGGTGATCACGCGGTCATCGGCGGCTTGACCGGCGTTCTTCAGTTTGTGCGCATCGGAGACTATGTGATGGTCGGAGGGTGTTGCGCGATCGGCCAGGATATCCCCCCGTTTACGTTCGCAGCCGGCGGGTATCGCGCGCATCTGTACGGCCTCAATTCGGTCGGATTACAACGGCACGGGTTCTCGGCGGATCGGATCGCCCTCCTGAAGAAGGCGTTCGATTTGCTTTTCCGATCGGGCCACCGGACAGCCGAGGCGATTCGATTGGCCAAAAAGGAGTTTAAAGGACAGACGGATGTGGCCAAGATCCTTACGTTTATGGAGGGGACCAAACGTGGAATCTCGAGAGCTGTGAGCCCTGACCTCGAGCGCGAGTTCGATCAACCGGTGTGA
- a CDS encoding LpxI family protein, with protein sequence MPIADGRIGVIAGNGRFPIIFADNARKMGLQVYAVAHEGETDPELEQHVDRIHWVKIGQLNKLINAFKTDGVRNVVMLGGIKKTHVYSHARPDFRVLALATKLILWKDDDILRALAAELEKDGITICESTFGLEGILVEEGTLTSRQPTKKEWVDIRYGWDVAKETGRLDIGQCVVIKDRVVVAVEAVEGTDEAIKRGGQLAKDGAVVVKRSKPQQDLRFDLPAVGPRTIEVMQSVKASVLAVEAGRSVMLDREVLLRNAETAGITVVGLAREAEPSTAT encoded by the coding sequence ATGCCTATAGCGGACGGTCGAATCGGGGTGATCGCGGGGAACGGACGATTTCCGATCATCTTTGCGGATAATGCCCGCAAGATGGGCCTTCAAGTCTATGCGGTGGCTCACGAGGGCGAGACCGATCCGGAGCTCGAACAGCATGTCGATCGGATCCATTGGGTCAAGATCGGCCAGCTCAACAAGTTGATCAACGCGTTCAAGACCGACGGTGTCCGGAATGTGGTCATGCTGGGAGGCATCAAGAAAACGCACGTCTATAGCCATGCTCGTCCTGATTTCCGCGTGCTGGCGCTGGCCACGAAGTTGATTCTCTGGAAGGATGACGATATCCTCCGTGCCCTCGCTGCCGAGCTCGAGAAGGACGGCATTACCATCTGCGAGTCCACGTTCGGCCTGGAAGGGATTTTGGTTGAAGAAGGAACGCTCACGTCCCGCCAACCGACCAAGAAAGAGTGGGTGGACATCCGCTATGGCTGGGATGTGGCCAAAGAGACGGGGCGCCTCGACATCGGCCAATGCGTCGTGATCAAAGACCGCGTCGTCGTGGCGGTCGAAGCGGTCGAAGGCACCGATGAAGCGATCAAACGTGGCGGCCAACTGGCCAAGGACGGCGCGGTCGTCGTGAAGCGGAGTAAGCCGCAGCAGGATCTCCGGTTTGACCTGCCGGCCGTGGGCCCCCGGACGATCGAGGTCATGCAATCCGTCAAGGCTTCTGTGCTTGCGGTCGAGGCTGGTCGATCCGTGATGCTGGATCGAGAAGTGCTTCTCCGCAATGCGGAGACAGCCGGCATCACCGTTGTCGGTCTCGCTCGCGAAGCGGAGCCAAGCACTGCGACCTGA